Proteins encoded within one genomic window of Funiculus sociatus GB2-C1:
- a CDS encoding CHASE2 domain-containing serine/threonine-protein kinase, producing MAQLSKPNFSGMRSRLVRTGASVWRLPTVVVSVAVSIFVVGVRQQGLLETLELGAYDQMVRLLPEKEPDPRLLVVAVTEADIQTYKKYPITDGVMQQLLTKLLSKNPRAIGLDIYRDLPVEPGHAAFSKLMSSDRRIVPVCAVKDGEAPGTPPPPKIADDRAGFADIGKTDSDGVIRRGLLFVSPSAHQPCPNFNSLGFQLVQRYLEKEGIKPTESEEGYLKIKNAVFKPLEANDGGYIGEDTRGYQILLNYRAPKYPAKQVTMSQVLNGQVDENLVKDRIVLIGVTAASVDDAFYTPYSAGVTGNRKMPGVVIHAQMVSQILSASLDGHRQFWFWPEWGEALWLVGWSVVGGLVAFRLRHPGHLALAEGACLAVLSGTCWLLFTQAGWVPLVPPALALVMTGAGVMAYNTHQAEKEHKKIALLVREQQNNLLEMQALLKEKRQETLATGAIAPEQSWALKDDDSTAIAPEQSSVTDDSSTAVWEDNPDATTKAADLHNEQSKRPLLPLSLAGQIGDRRGGSLLAGRYKTVRGLASGGFGHTYLAEDTKRPGNPLCVIKHLMPAHRDEKFLQLARRLFHTEAEILEQLGHHPQIPQLLAYFEENQEFYLVEEFVKGHPLSDELPVDKRLPEAQVAEILYGILETLAFIHENYVIHRDIKPSNIIRREKDNKLFLIDFGAVKQMQPQNPNEQENLTVAIGTKGYTPPEQYKGKPNFSSDIYAVGIIGIEALTGISPQKLSSDETCNVIWRDFASVQEEFANIIDKMVRYHFLDRYQTTLEVLNDLKRLIDSGTLQQSVMPRQDLGLTSAEPEIRSTSSGVPR from the coding sequence ATGGCTCAGCTCTCAAAGCCGAATTTCAGTGGAATGCGATCGCGTCTGGTACGCACAGGTGCCTCAGTATGGAGGCTACCAACAGTTGTAGTGAGTGTGGCAGTCAGTATCTTTGTGGTGGGGGTGCGGCAGCAGGGTCTGCTGGAAACCTTGGAACTGGGTGCTTATGATCAAATGGTGCGGCTGCTACCTGAGAAAGAACCAGACCCCCGGCTGTTGGTGGTGGCTGTCACGGAAGCGGACATCCAAACTTACAAAAAGTACCCAATAACTGATGGCGTGATGCAGCAGTTATTGACAAAATTGCTCTCAAAAAATCCGCGTGCTATCGGGCTAGATATTTATCGCGATTTGCCAGTAGAACCGGGTCATGCGGCATTCTCCAAGCTGATGAGTAGCGATCGCCGCATCGTTCCTGTGTGTGCAGTCAAAGACGGGGAAGCCCCTGGCACGCCACCACCGCCCAAGATTGCCGATGACCGCGCTGGCTTTGCCGATATAGGGAAAACTGATTCTGATGGCGTTATCCGCCGGGGTTTGTTATTTGTCTCTCCATCCGCTCACCAGCCTTGTCCTAACTTTAACTCCTTGGGCTTCCAGCTGGTACAACGTTACTTGGAAAAAGAAGGAATTAAACCAACAGAGAGTGAGGAAGGTTATCTCAAAATAAAAAATGCCGTATTTAAACCGCTAGAAGCCAATGATGGAGGATATATAGGGGAAGATACACGCGGTTATCAAATCCTGCTAAATTACCGCGCCCCCAAATATCCGGCAAAGCAAGTCACAATGTCCCAAGTTCTCAACGGTCAGGTTGACGAAAACTTGGTAAAAGACCGCATCGTTCTCATCGGTGTCACCGCCGCCAGCGTTGATGATGCTTTTTATACTCCTTACAGCGCTGGAGTGACGGGAAACCGCAAAATGCCCGGAGTTGTGATTCATGCCCAGATGGTAAGTCAGATTCTCAGTGCTAGTCTGGATGGCCATCGTCAATTTTGGTTCTGGCCTGAGTGGGGAGAAGCACTTTGGCTGGTAGGCTGGTCTGTAGTCGGCGGACTGGTGGCTTTTCGGCTGCGGCATCCAGGGCATCTGGCACTAGCAGAAGGGGCGTGCTTAGCGGTTTTGTCTGGAACTTGCTGGCTTCTGTTTACTCAGGCGGGATGGGTGCCGCTGGTGCCGCCAGCCTTGGCTTTGGTGATGACTGGTGCTGGGGTGATGGCTTACAATACTCACCAAGCCGAGAAAGAGCATAAAAAGATTGCGCTTTTGGTTCGGGAACAGCAGAACAACCTGCTGGAGATGCAAGCGCTGCTGAAAGAAAAACGGCAGGAGACGTTAGCGACAGGAGCGATCGCTCCTGAACAATCTTGGGCGCTAAAGGATGATGATTCAACAGCGATCGCTCCTGAACAATCTTCGGTCACAGATGATAGTTCGACTGCGGTCTGGGAAGACAATCCAGACGCGACTACCAAAGCCGCCGATCTGCACAACGAGCAATCAAAGCGGCCTCTCTTACCATTGTCCTTAGCCGGACAAATAGGCGATCGCCGGGGTGGTTCCCTACTAGCAGGACGCTACAAAACCGTTCGGGGTTTAGCTTCCGGCGGTTTTGGTCACACATATCTAGCAGAAGATACCAAGCGACCTGGTAATCCCCTGTGTGTAATTAAGCACTTGATGCCTGCTCATCGCGATGAAAAATTCTTGCAACTGGCAAGACGACTGTTTCACACAGAAGCTGAAATTCTAGAACAGTTGGGTCATCATCCTCAAATTCCCCAATTATTAGCTTATTTTGAAGAAAACCAAGAATTTTACTTAGTTGAAGAATTTGTCAAAGGTCATCCGTTGAGCGACGAATTACCAGTAGACAAGCGCCTACCAGAAGCGCAAGTAGCTGAAATACTGTATGGGATTCTGGAAACTTTGGCTTTTATCCATGAAAACTACGTAATCCACCGGGATATCAAACCCAGCAACATTATCCGCCGCGAAAAAGACAATAAACTGTTTTTGATTGACTTTGGAGCGGTTAAACAAATGCAACCCCAAAACCCTAACGAACAGGAAAATCTCACCGTTGCCATTGGTACGAAAGGTTACACGCCGCCTGAGCAATACAAAGGTAAGCCAAACTTCAGTAGCGATATCTACGCTGTTGGCATAATTGGCATTGAGGCGCTGACGGGCATATCTCCCCAAAAGCTTTCAAGTGACGAAACCTGCAACGTCATCTGGCGCGATTTCGCCTCAGTTCAGGAGGAATTTGCCAACATCATCGATAAAATGGTGCGTTACCACTTCCTCGACCGTTACCAGACAACTTTAGAGGTGCTAAACGATTTGAAACGCCTAATAGATTCTGGCACTTTACAACAGTCGGTCATGCCTAGACAAGATTTGGGACTCACAAGTGCGGAGCCAGAAATTAGAAGTACCTCTTCAGGGGTGCCGCGATGA
- a CDS encoding ATP-binding SpoIIE family protein phosphatase yields MKDPVGLPILEFSQAGEARRMALSLASSLGFNETERGKVGIVVTEMANNLVRHATDGQLLLQAVEKNNIVGIEILALDKGPGMSNISECLRDGYSTAGTPGNGLGAIARLSTVFDIHSVPSVGTALLSQLWASPNQELPLRSNIDIDIDIGVVCLPKIGEEVSGDAWAIDRCGDRTLLLVADGLGHGPLAAEASLEAVRIFRENVCQSPKEIIEAAHAALRSTRGAAMAIAEVNFEKQAVCFAGVGNISATVLSPNQEIGLARSYSMVSHNGTVGHEVRKIQEFVYQWSKGGILIMHSDGLGTQWRLDRYPGLAAKHPSLLAGVLYRDFTRHRDDVTVLVAREN; encoded by the coding sequence ATGAAAGATCCAGTCGGCTTGCCCATCTTAGAGTTTAGTCAGGCTGGTGAAGCGCGACGGATGGCTTTATCCCTCGCCAGTAGTCTCGGTTTCAACGAAACAGAACGAGGGAAGGTAGGCATTGTTGTCACCGAGATGGCAAATAACCTGGTTCGTCACGCTACCGACGGTCAGTTGCTGCTCCAAGCTGTGGAAAAAAACAACATCGTGGGGATCGAAATCCTAGCGCTGGACAAAGGGCCAGGAATGAGCAATATCAGCGAGTGTTTGCGTGATGGCTATTCTACGGCGGGAACTCCGGGAAATGGCTTAGGCGCGATCGCTCGCCTCTCCACTGTTTTTGATATTCATTCTGTTCCCAGTGTCGGGACAGCCTTATTAAGCCAACTCTGGGCTAGTCCTAACCAAGAATTGCCGCTACGCAGCAATATAGACATAGATATAGATATAGGTGTAGTGTGCTTGCCCAAAATAGGTGAGGAGGTTTCCGGTGATGCTTGGGCAATAGATCGCTGTGGCGATCGCACTCTGTTATTAGTTGCAGATGGTTTAGGTCACGGGCCTCTAGCCGCCGAAGCGTCGTTAGAAGCGGTGAGGATATTTCGAGAGAATGTCTGTCAAAGTCCTAAAGAAATTATTGAAGCAGCTCATGCAGCTTTGCGAAGTACACGGGGAGCAGCAATGGCGATCGCTGAAGTAAACTTTGAAAAACAAGCAGTTTGTTTTGCTGGAGTGGGCAACATTTCTGCCACAGTTCTTTCTCCCAACCAAGAGATAGGACTAGCCCGTTCTTACAGTATGGTTTCCCATAACGGCACTGTCGGGCATGAGGTTCGCAAAATTCAGGAGTTTGTTTATCAGTGGTCTAAAGGGGGGATTTTGATAATGCACTCCGACGGTTTAGGTACGCAGTGGCGTTTAGATCGTTATCCTGGTTTAGCCGCAAAACATCCCAGCCTGCTCGCTGGAGTTCTATACCGGGATTTTACCCGACACCGCGATGATGTCACGGTACTGGTCGCACGGGAAAATTAA
- a CDS encoding ATP-binding protein: MAKEEITILTIEIRFEQDVVMTRQRVRQITELLGFDSQDRTRIATAVSEIARNAFQYAKGGKIQFWVEGESPQIFMVSIRDKGRGIPNLKTILEGQYTSNTGMGLGIIGSKRLMDQFRIDSTPEQGTVVVMGKNLPKRSPIVTTKRLGEIANELIMRSPENPYSEIQQQNQELLRTLEELEKRQAELAQLNRELEDTNRGVVALYAELDEKADSLQRANELKTRFLSNMSHEFRTPLNSILSLSRLLLDRMDGELTDEQEKQVRFIRQSGEGLLELVNDLLDLAKIEAGKIVIHPNEFEVSELFGALRGMLRPLLAYNSSISLIFEEPVGIPTLYTDEGKVAQILRNFVSNAIKYTEKGEVRIAAKLVGRTVVFSVADTGIGIAPEDKKRIFEEFVQVDSAFQKRVKGTGLGLSLSRHLTELLGGNVSLTSELGKGSTFFATIPISYNNSEFGAVVPDVNWQLDPSRFPVLVIEDNEETFFTYEKYFQGSNYQLIQARSLQEAQLALEMFKPVAVISDILLKEQNTWNLISEMKQNEATRDIPLLVITVINNDKKALELGADAFFVKPVERLLLLDNFNKLINKKRQQKILIIDDDKVSRYLLKQLLAYANFTILEAENGREGIRLAGEENPDCIFLDLAMPHMNGFEVIELLKSDRATSNIPVIINTSKVLEEEEKRDLARRTVAILSKDPLREDAIARSREALLKAGLVLEPGEKNHG; encoded by the coding sequence ATGGCTAAGGAAGAGATAACTATCCTCACTATAGAAATACGCTTTGAACAAGATGTCGTTATGACACGTCAGCGGGTGCGCCAGATTACTGAGTTGTTGGGTTTTGACTCTCAAGATCGGACGCGCATTGCTACTGCGGTTTCTGAAATTGCCCGCAACGCTTTTCAATATGCAAAGGGTGGAAAAATTCAATTTTGGGTGGAAGGCGAATCGCCTCAAATATTCATGGTTTCCATTCGTGACAAAGGGCGGGGTATCCCTAATCTCAAGACTATTCTAGAGGGACAATATACATCGAATACGGGAATGGGGTTAGGCATTATTGGCAGCAAACGACTGATGGATCAGTTTCGCATTGACTCAACCCCTGAGCAAGGAACAGTAGTGGTGATGGGGAAAAATTTGCCTAAACGCAGCCCTATAGTCACCACAAAACGTTTGGGTGAGATTGCTAATGAGTTGATAATGCGATCGCCTGAAAATCCTTATTCGGAAATTCAGCAGCAAAACCAAGAACTGCTTCGCACTCTAGAAGAACTAGAAAAACGTCAAGCCGAGCTAGCTCAGCTCAATCGTGAGCTGGAGGATACTAATCGCGGTGTTGTGGCACTATATGCAGAATTAGACGAAAAAGCTGATTCTTTACAGCGCGCTAATGAACTTAAAACTCGATTTCTCTCGAATATGAGTCACGAGTTTCGCACACCGCTAAACTCTATTTTGTCTCTGTCCCGCCTACTGCTAGATCGGATGGATGGGGAATTGACAGATGAGCAAGAAAAGCAAGTAAGGTTTATCCGCCAATCAGGTGAAGGCCTTTTGGAGTTAGTTAACGACCTTTTGGATCTGGCAAAGATTGAAGCGGGAAAAATTGTTATTCATCCGAATGAGTTTGAGGTGAGCGAGCTTTTCGGCGCTTTAAGAGGGATGCTGCGTCCTCTTCTCGCCTATAATTCTTCAATTTCTCTGATTTTTGAAGAACCCGTTGGTATTCCCACACTCTACACTGATGAAGGCAAAGTTGCTCAGATTCTGAGAAATTTTGTTTCTAATGCAATCAAATATACAGAAAAAGGTGAAGTTCGCATTGCTGCCAAATTGGTTGGTAGAACGGTAGTTTTTTCGGTGGCTGATACCGGAATTGGCATTGCACCGGAGGATAAAAAGCGAATTTTTGAGGAATTTGTCCAGGTAGATTCCGCTTTTCAAAAGCGGGTTAAAGGCACAGGACTTGGACTTTCTCTATCACGGCATTTAACCGAATTGCTGGGCGGCAATGTTTCTTTAACAAGTGAGCTAGGAAAGGGGTCAACGTTCTTTGCTACCATACCGATTAGCTACAATAATTCCGAGTTTGGGGCAGTGGTGCCAGATGTAAACTGGCAGTTAGATCCGTCTCGTTTTCCTGTACTCGTAATAGAGGACAACGAGGAGACATTCTTTACTTACGAGAAGTATTTCCAGGGTTCAAATTATCAGCTTATTCAGGCGCGATCGCTCCAAGAAGCCCAACTTGCTCTTGAGATGTTTAAACCTGTTGCGGTAATATCTGACATATTACTAAAAGAGCAAAATACCTGGAATTTGATTTCAGAAATGAAACAAAATGAAGCAACGCGGGATATCCCCCTGCTCGTGATTACCGTTATCAATAACGATAAAAAAGCGCTAGAATTGGGAGCAGATGCGTTTTTTGTCAAACCAGTAGAGCGATTATTACTATTGGATAACTTTAATAAACTTATTAATAAAAAGAGACAACAGAAAATTTTGATAATTGACGATGACAAAGTATCCCGATATTTACTAAAGCAATTATTAGCTTATGCTAATTTTACAATCCTTGAAGCCGAAAATGGACGCGAAGGTATCCGCTTAGCGGGAGAAGAAAATCCGGATTGCATTTTTCTGGATCTGGCAATGCCACACATGAACGGATTTGAGGTGATAGAACTTCTAAAAAGCGATCGCGCTACTAGCAATATACCGGTAATTATTAATACATCAAAAGTGCTAGAAGAAGAGGAAAAAAGGGATCTTGCCCGGAGGACGGTAGCGATTCTCTCTAAAGATCCATTGCGGGAAGATGCGATCGCCCGAAGTCGGGAAGCACTGCTTAAAGCTGGGCTAGTGCTGGAACCTGGAGAAAAAAATCATGGATGA
- a CDS encoding heterocyst differentiation related protein gives MSDKSMAFLAGAAFAGIAAIVLLKTGGSAGQTNLSAYTAVPPPPLGQPSMTGQLPPPPPAANAIAPQDQTQSSSYCLRQQNDTERLRDQLEQQRNETEQMKLQLRNQQTLIEALTTQAKTNVLGGQVNSATLATAGQPNNQILSGVLWAFGGIVLTLFGGIVVAGIFVVFSQQQRHSRTVQVIHPIPTHPPSVTQRRRSEFLPPRLESRRDDPIDYDRY, from the coding sequence ATGAGTGATAAAAGTATGGCATTTCTGGCCGGGGCTGCCTTCGCTGGAATTGCGGCTATCGTCTTGCTGAAGACAGGAGGTAGTGCAGGCCAAACTAACCTATCCGCTTATACTGCGGTGCCACCGCCACCGCTTGGTCAGCCTTCGATGACCGGGCAGCTGCCGCCGCCTCCTCCTGCTGCTAACGCGATCGCGCCGCAGGATCAGACTCAATCTTCTTCCTATTGTCTACGACAGCAGAACGACACAGAACGTCTCAGAGATCAGCTGGAACAGCAGCGGAATGAAACTGAGCAGATGAAACTTCAACTGCGGAATCAGCAGACGCTTATCGAGGCTCTGACGACGCAGGCAAAAACAAATGTGCTGGGGGGACAGGTAAACTCAGCGACTTTGGCAACCGCGGGGCAGCCGAATAATCAAATTCTTTCCGGTGTACTCTGGGCATTTGGAGGAATCGTTTTAACTTTGTTTGGTGGCATTGTCGTTGCAGGAATTTTTGTTGTGTTCTCGCAACAGCAGCGTCATTCCCGGACAGTGCAAGTGATTCATCCGATTCCTACTCATCCGCCAAGTGTAACTCAAAGAAGGCGTTCTGAGTTTCTGCCGCCTCGGTTGGAAAGCAGACGAGATGACCCGATAGATTATGACAGGTATTAG
- a CDS encoding response regulator, translating to MDDSVVTILHVDDNETNRYVVSRMLKQAGFLVKEAATGEAGLRMVVAQQPDLIILDVKLPDIDGFEVCRRIKENPETSFIPVLHLSASFVKSRDKAQGLEGGADGYLAQPVEPIELIATVKALLRIREAEESALALAKEWQTTFDAISDGVCLLDAEGKVVRCNSAMCQLLEKPFSHIEGSFHQELLQQILSSIEECPFSSIQQTQRRESRELKNGTRWFAITADPIFDQSKAFTGAVYIVADISDRKFAEEAQRVSEERFHLLLENVKEYAIFFLDTEARVVRWSAGAERILGYQEAEILGQHSSIIFTLEDLERGEDKKELHTAEAEGRAEDERWHVRQDGSRFWASGFVTPLKDETGLRGFVKIMRDFTERKQAEDERAQLLASEQEARAAAEAANRMKDEFLATLSHELRSPLNAMLGWLRLLNTRKFDEATTARAMETIERSARAQAQLVEDLLDVSRIIQGKLRLSVRPVELSTVIEAALDTVRPAAEAKAIRLQSILDPAAGPVSGDSDRLQQVIWNLVSNAIKFTPKEGSVQVSLERINSHVEITISDTGEGINPDFVPYVFERFRQADSSITRQYSGLGLGLAIVRNLVELHGGTVRAHSEGAGKGATFIVKLPVMPVRVEASNGERVQPAAVESGVSFNPPSLDGLKVLVVDDNADTRLFLTTVLEECKAQVKAAASVSEAMELIKQSKPDVLVSDIGMPEEDGYTLITKVRALSPEQGGLIPAAALTAYARAEDRTRSLMSGFQIHLPKPVEPAELAAVVANLAGRSGIRC from the coding sequence ATGGATGATAGCGTTGTAACTATTCTGCACGTAGACGACAACGAAACCAACCGCTATGTCGTCAGCCGGATGTTAAAACAAGCCGGATTTCTGGTGAAGGAAGCAGCAACAGGCGAAGCTGGTCTGCGAATGGTGGTAGCACAACAACCCGACTTAATAATCCTTGACGTAAAGCTTCCAGATATCGATGGGTTTGAGGTATGTCGCCGGATTAAGGAAAACCCTGAAACGTCCTTTATTCCCGTGTTACATTTATCCGCTAGTTTTGTCAAGAGCCGAGATAAGGCACAGGGATTAGAAGGCGGTGCAGATGGCTACCTAGCCCAACCTGTAGAGCCAATAGAATTGATCGCCACTGTCAAAGCGCTGCTCCGCATCCGAGAAGCTGAGGAATCGGCCCTGGCTTTAGCGAAGGAGTGGCAGACTACCTTTGATGCAATAAGCGACGGTGTTTGTTTACTCGATGCCGAAGGAAAAGTTGTGAGATGTAACAGCGCCATGTGTCAGCTTCTGGAGAAACCCTTCAGCCACATCGAGGGTAGCTTTCACCAGGAACTCCTACAACAAATACTGAGTTCTATCGAGGAGTGTCCCTTTTCTAGCATTCAGCAAACTCAGCGTCGCGAAAGCAGAGAGCTAAAGAACGGTACGCGCTGGTTTGCCATCACCGCAGATCCGATATTTGACCAGAGCAAAGCTTTCACAGGTGCCGTTTACATAGTAGCTGACATCAGCGATCGCAAGTTTGCCGAGGAAGCACAGCGGGTAAGCGAAGAGCGGTTCCACCTGTTGTTGGAAAATGTGAAGGAGTACGCGATTTTCTTTCTCGATACAGAGGCGCGTGTTGTCCGTTGGAGCGCTGGGGCAGAACGCATTTTAGGCTATCAGGAAGCAGAGATCCTGGGACAACATTCTTCAATTATCTTTACCCTAGAAGACCTGGAGCGCGGCGAGGACAAAAAGGAACTCCACACAGCAGAAGCGGAAGGTCGGGCTGAGGATGAGCGCTGGCACGTTCGCCAAGACGGCAGCCGTTTCTGGGCAAGTGGCTTCGTAACACCCTTAAAAGATGAAACTGGGTTGCGAGGCTTTGTCAAAATCATGCGCGACTTCACCGAACGCAAGCAAGCTGAGGACGAACGTGCCCAGCTACTCGCCTCGGAACAGGAAGCACGCGCCGCCGCCGAGGCAGCCAACCGAATGAAGGACGAATTTTTGGCGACACTTTCCCACGAATTGCGATCGCCACTAAATGCCATGCTAGGGTGGCTGCGGCTGCTGAATACTCGAAAGTTTGACGAAGCGACTACTGCTAGAGCTATGGAGACAATTGAACGCTCTGCCAGAGCGCAAGCACAACTGGTTGAGGATTTGCTGGATGTCTCCCGGATTATTCAAGGCAAACTCCGCTTGAGTGTCCGCCCAGTGGAACTGTCCACAGTGATTGAGGCGGCTCTTGATACCGTCCGCCCAGCGGCTGAGGCTAAGGCAATCCGGCTGCAAAGCATACTCGACCCGGCAGCCGGGCCAGTTTCAGGCGACTCAGACCGTTTGCAGCAGGTAATCTGGAACCTGGTATCTAATGCGATTAAGTTTACGCCCAAGGAAGGGAGTGTTCAAGTTAGCCTGGAACGGATTAACTCTCATGTGGAGATTACAATCAGCGATACCGGAGAAGGCATCAACCCCGACTTTGTGCCTTATGTTTTTGAGCGGTTTCGTCAAGCTGATAGCTCTATCACTAGGCAATACAGCGGACTCGGACTAGGTTTAGCGATTGTCCGCAACTTGGTAGAACTGCACGGGGGAACAGTTCGCGCCCACAGCGAAGGCGCGGGGAAGGGAGCGACATTTATTGTCAAACTTCCAGTTATGCCTGTCCGTGTGGAGGCAAGCAATGGGGAGCGGGTACAGCCAGCAGCTGTTGAAAGTGGAGTATCGTTCAATCCGCCCTCGCTGGATGGGTTAAAGGTACTTGTGGTCGATGACAATGCTGATACTCGCCTGTTTCTGACTACGGTACTCGAAGAGTGCAAAGCCCAAGTAAAAGCAGCTGCATCGGTGAGCGAGGCAATGGAGCTGATTAAACAGTCAAAGCCAGATGTTTTAGTCAGTGATATCGGGATGCCTGAAGAAGACGGCTATACTTTGATCACCAAGGTACGAGCGCTATCGCCAGAGCAAGGGGGTCTGATTCCAGCTGCTGCACTAACAGCATACGCTAGGGCTGAGGATCGGACGCGATCGCTTATGTCCGGTTTCCAGATACATTTACCTAAACCTGTGGAACCAGCCGAGTTAGCTGCGGTAGTTGCAAACCTCGCTGGGAGAAGTGGAATTCGGTGCTAA
- a CDS encoding STAS domain-containing protein: MERIPILQMGEFLLVTIQVDMHDRLAMTLQDDLTNRITQTNARGVLIDISALEIVDSFIGRILGNIAKMSQVLDAQTVVVGMQPAVAITLVELGLSLTGVRTALNVEKGMTLLQRSLRRDSGYRVSTPRGFLDGDAQA, translated from the coding sequence ATGGAACGCATCCCCATTCTTCAGATGGGCGAATTCCTCCTAGTCACTATTCAGGTGGATATGCACGATCGCCTAGCGATGACCTTGCAGGACGATCTGACAAACCGGATTACCCAGACAAATGCTCGTGGTGTCCTGATCGATATCTCAGCATTGGAAATAGTTGATTCCTTTATTGGGCGGATACTGGGAAACATTGCCAAGATGTCGCAGGTGCTAGATGCACAAACGGTTGTCGTAGGAATGCAGCCAGCAGTCGCCATCACTTTAGTAGAGTTGGGACTTTCCTTAACAGGCGTTCGCACAGCCTTAAATGTTGAGAAGGGAATGACTCTTTTGCAGCGATCGCTACGTAGAGACAGCGGCTATCGCGTCTCCACTCCAAGGGGGTTTCTGGATGGTGATGCACAAGCATGA
- a CDS encoding anti-sigma regulatory factor: MSINTSADVVLVRQAVRQFAVELGFSLIDQTKIVTAASELARNTLDYGGGGTVKLEALDEGIRRGLRLTFEDSGPGIPNIDLALKDGFTTGGGLGMGLSGTKRLVNEFNIVSHVGEGTCVTITKWK, encoded by the coding sequence ATGAGCATCAACACTTCGGCAGATGTTGTGCTAGTACGGCAAGCTGTGCGTCAGTTTGCCGTAGAACTGGGTTTTAGCCTGATAGACCAGACTAAAATCGTCACGGCGGCGAGCGAATTAGCACGCAACACCTTGGACTACGGCGGTGGCGGGACAGTCAAACTAGAAGCATTAGATGAAGGAATTCGTCGTGGTCTGCGTTTGACTTTTGAAGATTCGGGGCCAGGGATTCCAAACATCGATCTAGCGCTAAAAGACGGCTTCACCACCGGAGGTGGACTCGGTATGGGCTTAAGCGGGACAAAGCGGCTGGTGAACGAATTTAATATTGTTTCCCACGTCGGCGAAGGCACCTGCGTCACAATAACCAAGTGGAAGTAA
- a CDS encoding GFA family protein, with protein MSASEELVTYEGGCHCGAVRFRVIVDEHKADDCNCSICRKKGFLHLIVPPEHFTLLSGAEVLTTYTFNTGIAKHTFCRVCGIHPFYRPRSHPDSIDVNVRCLDGDVLSRFYIVPFDGMNWEENVHKIRSEISKTEL; from the coding sequence ATGAGCGCATCAGAAGAACTGGTTACTTATGAAGGCGGCTGTCACTGTGGCGCAGTGCGCTTTCGCGTCATAGTGGACGAGCATAAGGCAGATGATTGCAACTGCTCCATCTGTAGAAAGAAGGGTTTTTTACATTTAATCGTGCCACCGGAGCATTTTACCTTACTGTCTGGTGCAGAGGTTTTGACAACCTATACCTTCAACACTGGTATTGCCAAGCACACTTTCTGTCGTGTTTGTGGGATTCACCCATTTTATCGCCCCCGCTCCCATCCCGACTCGATTGATGTCAACGTGCGCTGTTTGGATGGTGATGTCTTGTCTCGTTTTTACATCGTTCCTTTTGATGGCATGAATTGGGAGGAAAACGTACATAAGATTCGCTCTGAAATATCAAAAACCGAGCTATAA